The Ornithinimicrobium faecis region GCGCGATCGCGGCCACGACGGCGACCACCGCCAGGACGGCAACACCGATGAGGGAGCGGAAGACGACCTTCATCCGCTTCTCCTTGGCGACCGCCTCCTGCTGTTGCTGCCGGACCCGCTCCCGGGCCGACTGTTTCTGGGCGGACTGCTGTTGTGAGTTGTTCTTCTTCTGTGCCATGGGGATTTCTCCTTGGGTATGCCGAGGTGTCAGAGATAGCGCAGGACGTCCAGTCGGAACTGGGCCAGGAGCGCGACGGCCAGGTAGCAGGCCAGGGTCAGCGGGACGAGCCAGGTGAGCAGGTAGGACCCCACCCGTCGGGCTCCGTCGCCGAACACCCCGGCGGCCGCGTTGCGCAGCGTCAGGGTGAGGAAGAGCGGGATCATGACCGCCCAGACGACCATGCACCAGGGGCACAGGGTGCCCAGGACATAGATGCTCTGGCCGATCAGCCAGACCACGAACGCCATGCCTGCGGTCACGCCCAGGTGGAACACCACCCAGAACCATCGGGCGAAGGTGGCTCCGGCCAGCAGCGCCACCCCCACCGCGACGGGCGCGACGAAGCCGGCGAGGCCGAGCAGCGGGTTGGGGAAGCCGAAGGCCGCCCCCTGGTCGGAGGCCAGGTTTGCCCCGCACTGCACGACGATGCTGAAGTCACAACCCAGCACCGCGTCGGCGTCATCGAGCGTCTCGAACTTGGCCAGCACCAGCTCGAACGAGGCCCAGAGCCCGACCAGACCAGCCAGGATCAGGAAGGGCGCGAGCAGGCGACGGTCGCTGCGGCTGGTGCCCGGACTCACTGGTCGGCGCCTCGCCGTCGGACCACGGCGAACACCCCCAGCGCAGCGAGGAGCACGACGAGGCCGATCACGATCGGGGTCCACGGCACACCGCCGTCGTCCGACTCGGTTTCATTCGCGCCGCTGTCCTGCGCCGGCTCGCTCGCCGTGGTCGGTGCCGCCTCTGCGGTGGTCGGTGCCGCCTCTTCGGTCGTGGGCTCCGGCTGCTCCGTGGACTCGGTCGCTTCGGAGCTCTCCTCCACGGTGGTCGGTGCTGAGTCCGCAGGTGCTGTGCTCGGGGTCGCGTCCGCGGGAGCCGGCTCGGTCGTCTCGGCGGCAGGGGCGTCAACCGTGAACGGGATGACCCCCGAGATGGGGTGACCGTCCGAGGAGGTGACGCGCCAGCTGACCTCGTAGGAGCCGCTGGGTAGGGCCTCCGCCAGCGGCACGGTGACGCCCGTGCCGTCAACGGCCAACTCGCCGGTCTCCCAGGTCGCGCCGTCGCTGTCGGTGACGACGGCGGCGGCGCCCAGCTCGAGCACCTCCGCAGAGAAGGTCAGCTGCACCTGCGTCAGTGGCTCGGTGAGGGTCTCGCCCTCGGCGGGACTGCTGTCGGTCAGGGTGTCGTGGGCGTGGGCCGCAGAGCCGGTGCCGATCAGCACCGTGCTCATGAGCAGGGCGGCCAGTGCGCGCCAGATGAGGTGAGGGGTGGAAGGGGCGGGGCGCGTCGCAGCGCGCCGGAAAGTGGTGTGCATGGGTTGTCCTCTGGGCAGGCTCCGCCCCGTGGAGGCAACAGGTCGTCACCTCGGGTGCGGAGACGTCGGAAGGCGCCGACGGTCCGGACACCAGGAGGCACCGGCCGCGACGCTAGGGAGTCGGAACTGCCAGAGGAGTTGGGGGTCCGCGGCGCGCGACGGAGGCCTGCACCAGCAGGCGTGTGGTGGGCACCCAGGCCCGCTCGTCGGCCAGCGGGGCCGACGGAGCGGTGGGGCGGGCAGGTTGGGGGACGACCGGCGACAGGAAGCGCCAGGTCAGGCGCTGCACAGAAGACCGGATCCGCGTGAGGATCAGCTCACCGTGGCGCAGGGCAGCCGCGGTCAGCACGGCCGCTGCCACGTGGGCCAGCACCATCCAGACGGAGGTGGCGCCCGCGTCCACGGGCGTGCTCATCGCGTGGTGGGCGTGTGCCCCGGCGGAGCCAGCAGCGCCCAGGTCGGTGGCGCCGAGCATGAACAGGTTGTGGAAGAGTACCTGGCTCGCGCCGACCGACAGCAGCAAGCGGATCGAGGGCAGGCGCACCCCGGCGAGCAGGATGCACACGCCGAGGGCGAGCAGCAGGGGGACGACCAGGCCCGGCAGCGCCGGCATCGCGCCGCCGGCCATGAGGTGGAAGAGCAGGGCGATCGCGGTGGACACGCCGGCCGCAGAACTGCCCCGGATCAGTGCGCGACGCTGGGCTGGTGCCCAGGGGTTGCGCGCCTCGTCCATGCCTCCATGCTACGTATGCCGCGCCCTGGCCTGGTCCTCGACCCTCACCCGTGCGGTGGCTGGGGGCGTCCCGGTCATGCTTGGGATCGTGCGGAGGCGGGGCGGCGTGGGGCGAACGATGAGTTCCACGCAGGGGCTGGGTCACCACTGGCAGGGGCAGCCGAACGACGGCGCCCACCACGAAGGAGACGATCCAGATGACCACGCTCGGCAGCATCATGCTCGGCACCAGGGACCCGGACCGGTTGCACAGGTGGTACACCGCCGTGCTCCCACCCGACAGCGACGACGTCCAGGGCGACTACCGGATCCTGGGGTATGGCGGGTTCCATCTCTTCATCGATGCTCGCGACGATGTGCAGGAGAGCCACCCGGACCCGGCCAGGACCCTGCTCAACTTCGACGTCGATGACGCCCGGGCGGTGGTCGAGCGCATGGAGGCGGCGGGCACCACCTGGGTGGCTCCGTTGGATGACCGCGGCGGCAGCCTGTTCGCCACGGCGCAGGACCCGGACGGCAACTATGTCCAGGTCATCCAGCTCAGCCCGGAGGACCTGGCGCAGATGCAGGCCAACCAGACCGGGACGCGGCCACCGGTGGGCATGGTCGTCGGTGAGGTGTTCAGCGGCTTCTCGGTCGACGACCTCGCCGCTGCCCGCTCGTTCTATGCCGACACGCTCGGACTGCGGGTGGACACCGGACCCGAGGCGATGCCCCTGCTCTTCCTGGACGCCGGAGGTCGCAAGATCCTCATCTATGAGAAGGGCGAGGCGCACGCCCCGGCCAATTACACCGTGCTCAACCTGCCCGTGCTGGATGTGGAGGCCGCTGTTCGCGACCTTGCCGAGCGCGGCGTGGAGTTCCTGCGCTATGACGGCATGGACCAGGACGACCTGGGCATCAGCCGCGGTGGCGGGCCACTGATCGCCTGGCTCAAGGACCCGGCCGGCAACGTGCTGTCGGTGATTGAGCGAGGGTGATCCGATGACAGGTCCGAGCACGAGGCCGCTCACCGCGGCCGATGAGCACCTGCTGAG contains the following coding sequences:
- a CDS encoding vitamin K epoxide reductase family protein; amino-acid sequence: MSPGTSRSDRRLLAPFLILAGLVGLWASFELVLAKFETLDDADAVLGCDFSIVVQCGANLASDQGAAFGFPNPLLGLAGFVAPVAVGVALLAGATFARWFWVVFHLGVTAGMAFVVWLIGQSIYVLGTLCPWCMVVWAVMIPLFLTLTLRNAAAGVFGDGARRVGSYLLTWLVPLTLACYLAVALLAQFRLDVLRYL
- a CDS encoding copper resistance CopC family protein → MHTTFRRAATRPAPSTPHLIWRALAALLMSTVLIGTGSAAHAHDTLTDSSPAEGETLTEPLTQVQLTFSAEVLELGAAAVVTDSDGATWETGELAVDGTGVTVPLAEALPSGSYEVSWRVTSSDGHPISGVIPFTVDAPAAETTEPAPADATPSTAPADSAPTTVEESSEATESTEQPEPTTEEAAPTTAEAAPTTASEPAQDSGANETESDDGGVPWTPIVIGLVVLLAALGVFAVVRRRGADQ
- a CDS encoding VOC family protein gives rise to the protein MTTLGSIMLGTRDPDRLHRWYTAVLPPDSDDVQGDYRILGYGGFHLFIDARDDVQESHPDPARTLLNFDVDDARAVVERMEAAGTTWVAPLDDRGGSLFATAQDPDGNYVQVIQLSPEDLAQMQANQTGTRPPVGMVVGEVFSGFSVDDLAAARSFYADTLGLRVDTGPEAMPLLFLDAGGRKILIYEKGEAHAPANYTVLNLPVLDVEAAVRDLAERGVEFLRYDGMDQDDLGISRGGGPLIAWLKDPAGNVLSVIERG